A single region of the Chlamydia sp. genome encodes:
- a CDS encoding OmpH family outer membrane protein, which yields MKKLLLFGLLSFASSSALAATSTHAIGIVNLRRCLEESALGKKESAEFEKMKTQFSNSMAKMEEELSSIYSKLQDDDYMEGLSESAATELRKKFEELSAEYNTAQGQYYQILNQSNLKRMQKIMDEVKKASEIVRVQEKLVALFNEDIILSIDASADKTDAVIKILDDSFQNN from the coding sequence ATGAAAAAGCTTTTGTTATTTGGTTTACTATCTTTTGCTTCTTCGTCCGCATTAGCAGCAACTTCTACACATGCGATAGGAATTGTTAATCTGCGTCGCTGTCTAGAAGAATCCGCTCTTGGTAAAAAAGAATCTGCTGAATTTGAAAAAATGAAAACCCAATTCTCCAACAGCATGGCAAAAATGGAAGAAGAACTCTCTTCTATCTATTCGAAGCTTCAAGACGATGATTACATGGAAGGTCTTTCCGAATCTGCTGCTACGGAATTAAGAAAAAAGTTTGAAGAGCTGTCTGCAGAATACAATACAGCCCAAGGGCAATATTATCAAATATTGAATCAAAGCAATCTCAAACGTATGCAGAAGATTATGGACGAAGTAAAAAAGGCGTCTGAAATTGTTAGAGTTCAAGAAAAGCTTGTAGCTCTTTTCAATGAAGACATTATCTTATCTATCGATGCTTCGGCAGATAAAACAGATGCTGTTATTAAAATTCTTGATGATTCTTTTCAAAATAATTAA
- the recR gene encoding recombination mediator RecR, with amino-acid sequence MLKYPDYISRLISLLKKLPGIGLKSAEKITFELLEWDPQQVEAIGLALQEFSTAHAACSNCFCLKDNPDSACSFCSKDRDSSLLCIVATPKDVFSFEKSKIFKGHYFVLGNLLSPITGKRLSPEKLKALKQKIEVLSPKEIIVALDATLEGDATALFLKQEFSNLPIKISRLALGMPVGLSFDFVDVSTLSRAFSGRNCF; translated from the coding sequence ATGTTAAAATATCCTGACTATATTTCTAGACTCATTTCACTTTTAAAGAAACTGCCTGGCATAGGGCTGAAATCTGCAGAAAAAATAACTTTCGAATTATTAGAGTGGGATCCCCAACAAGTTGAAGCCATTGGCCTTGCTTTACAAGAATTTTCTACGGCACATGCAGCTTGTTCGAACTGCTTTTGCTTAAAAGATAATCCAGATTCCGCCTGTAGTTTTTGTAGTAAAGACAGAGATTCTTCTCTTTTATGCATAGTCGCAACCCCTAAAGATGTTTTCTCTTTCGAAAAATCAAAAATTTTCAAAGGCCACTACTTTGTTCTTGGCAATCTTCTTTCTCCTATTACAGGGAAACGCTTATCTCCAGAAAAATTAAAAGCTCTCAAACAAAAAATAGAAGTTTTGTCTCCAAAAGAAATTATTGTTGCTCTCGATGCCACATTAGAGGGAGATGCAACGGCATTATTTTTAAAACAAGAATTCTCAAATCTTCCCATAAAAATTTCTAGGCTTGCTCTTGGAATGCCTGTTGGTTTATCGTTTGATTTCGTGGATGTCAGCACCTTATCTCGGGCTTTTTCTGGAAGAAATTGCTTTTAA
- the bamA gene encoding outer membrane protein assembly factor BamA → MLGIREKTILRFAVLLLFPFLQPAFGAVAESRVVVKSVTITTQGENAQNKRSIPKIKTRQGTLFSQADFDEDLRTLSKGFDRVEPVIEFHGGQAVISLVLTAKPVIRQVNVSGNEAIPTHKILKTLELYKNDLFDRELFFKNFDALRTLYLKRGYYDSQLSYSHNQNEQEGFIDISIQIKEGPHGRIKKLVISGITRAEASDLGDVVLTKQYSTTTSWFTGAGVYHPDMVEQDLFAITNYFQNKGYADASVTKEISTDAKGNITLLIKVDKGPLYTLGHVHIEGFCALSKRLLDKQLLVGPNSLYCPEKIWTGAQKIRSAYARYGYVNTNVDVAFSAHPTLPVYDITYKISEGSPYKVGLIKIKGNTHTKHDVILHETSLFPGDTFDRLKLEDTETRLRNTGYFKSVSVYTVRSQLDPLDANDLYRDVFIEVKETETGNLGLFLGFSSLDHLFGGAEIAESNFDLFGARHLLKKGFKSLRGGGEYLFLKANLGDKVTDYTVKWTKPHFLNTPWILGVELDKSINKALSKDYFVDTYGGNISTTYILNDKLKYGMYYRGSQTSLSLRKKTQNPNKPGPDLDSNKGFVSAAGLNVLYDSIDNPRKPTMGIRSSLNFELSGLGGTYQFTKLTASGSIYRLLTKKGVLKIRGEAKFIKPFGTTTSEGIPISERFFLGGESTVRGYKPFIIGPKFSPTEPQGGLSSLLLTEEFQYPVISQPCINAFVFLDSGFIGTEEYTIRLKDLCSSAGFGLRFDMMNNVPIMLGWGWPFRPTEILNKEKIDVSQRFFFALGGVF, encoded by the coding sequence ATGCTTGGAATACGAGAAAAAACAATTTTGCGATTTGCTGTTTTACTGTTGTTTCCTTTTTTACAACCAGCTTTTGGTGCAGTCGCTGAAAGCCGTGTGGTTGTCAAATCTGTTACAATAACAACTCAAGGAGAGAATGCTCAAAATAAACGCTCTATTCCCAAAATCAAAACAAGACAAGGAACGCTGTTTTCTCAAGCAGATTTTGATGAAGATTTAAGAACCCTTTCCAAAGGTTTTGATCGCGTAGAGCCTGTCATAGAATTTCACGGCGGACAGGCTGTTATTTCTCTCGTTCTGACGGCAAAGCCTGTCATTAGACAAGTTAACGTTTCTGGGAATGAGGCTATTCCTACTCATAAAATTTTAAAAACACTAGAGCTTTACAAAAACGATCTTTTTGATCGTGAGTTATTTTTTAAAAATTTTGATGCCCTACGAACCCTTTATCTAAAACGCGGATACTACGATTCTCAATTGTCCTATTCTCATAATCAGAATGAGCAAGAAGGTTTTATCGACATTTCTATTCAGATTAAAGAGGGTCCTCATGGACGTATAAAAAAACTAGTCATTTCAGGCATTACTCGGGCTGAAGCATCTGACCTAGGGGATGTTGTTTTAACCAAACAGTATTCTACAACGACAAGTTGGTTCACAGGAGCCGGTGTATATCACCCCGACATGGTAGAACAAGACTTGTTCGCTATAACTAATTATTTCCAAAATAAAGGGTATGCGGATGCAAGCGTAACTAAGGAGATATCTACAGATGCTAAAGGGAACATTACTCTTCTTATCAAAGTAGATAAAGGTCCTCTATATACCTTGGGACATGTACATATCGAGGGTTTTTGTGCTTTATCTAAACGATTACTGGATAAACAACTATTGGTCGGGCCAAATTCCCTGTATTGCCCAGAAAAAATTTGGACTGGAGCTCAAAAGATCCGCAGTGCATATGCTAGATATGGGTACGTAAATACCAATGTTGACGTAGCCTTTAGTGCACATCCGACTCTTCCTGTCTATGACATTACTTATAAAATTAGCGAAGGGTCCCCTTATAAAGTTGGATTAATCAAGATTAAAGGAAATACGCATACTAAACATGACGTAATTTTACACGAGACAAGCTTATTTCCTGGTGATACTTTCGATAGATTAAAGCTAGAAGACACAGAAACTCGTTTACGCAACACTGGATATTTTAAAAGTGTAAGCGTTTATACGGTACGCTCTCAACTAGATCCCTTAGATGCTAATGACCTTTATAGGGACGTTTTCATAGAAGTAAAAGAGACTGAAACAGGAAATTTAGGACTGTTCTTAGGGTTTAGCTCCTTAGATCACTTGTTCGGAGGGGCTGAAATCGCGGAAAGTAACTTTGATTTATTTGGTGCAAGACACTTGTTGAAAAAAGGATTTAAGTCTCTAAGAGGTGGCGGAGAATATCTATTCTTAAAAGCAAATTTAGGGGACAAAGTTACTGATTATACTGTTAAATGGACAAAACCCCATTTCTTGAATACTCCATGGATTTTAGGTGTAGAATTAGATAAATCTATTAATAAAGCTTTATCCAAAGACTATTTCGTAGACACCTACGGAGGGAATATTAGTACCACGTATATTTTAAACGATAAATTAAAATATGGAATGTACTATCGGGGTAGCCAAACAAGTCTAAGTTTACGAAAAAAAACACAAAATCCTAATAAACCTGGACCAGATCTAGATAGCAACAAAGGGTTTGTTTCTGCTGCGGGGCTTAATGTCCTTTACGACTCGATTGACAATCCTAGAAAACCTACGATGGGAATTCGCAGCTCTTTAAACTTTGAACTTTCAGGGTTAGGGGGAACCTATCAATTTACTAAATTAACTGCTAGTGGCTCTATTTACCGCCTATTAACCAAAAAAGGTGTTTTGAAAATTCGAGGAGAGGCTAAGTTCATTAAACCTTTTGGAACAACAACTTCAGAAGGAATTCCTATTAGCGAACGTTTCTTTTTGGGAGGAGAATCTACTGTTCGAGGTTACAAGCCTTTCATTATTGGGCCTAAGTTTTCTCCAACAGAACCACAGGGAGGACTGTCTTCCCTACTGTTAACGGAAGAATTCCAGTATCCAGTGATCTCTCAACCCTGTATCAATGCCTTTGTATTTCTGGATTCAGGTTTCATCGGTACCGAAGAATACACTATCCGTCTCAAGGATTTATGTAGTAGTGCTGGATTTGGATTACGTTTTGATATGATGAACAATGTACCAATCATGTTAGGTTGGGGCTGGCCATTCCGTCCAACAGAAATCCTCAATAAGGAAAAAATTGATGTATCTCAAAGATTCTTTTTCGCTTTGGGAGGAGTATTCTAG
- the pdhA gene encoding pyruvate dehydrogenase (acetyl-transferring) E1 component subunit alpha, with product MSPLTYNIASEEITEAQVSQVIEDFGTDFCINLLEKMLLIREFEIRGEEAYLEGLVGGFYHSYIGQEAVATAAIACTGKNHWFFSSYRCHGVALLLDIPLHQLAAELLGKETGCALGRGGSMHMCGERFPGGFGIVGGQIPLAAGAAFSMKYQNIPSLSLCFIGDGAVAQGVFHETLNFAALHSLPLMLIIENNGWGMGTALHRAIAKQPIAESQAISYGLSSVTLNGFDLFNSLIGFREAYKHIQQTGSPLIVEALCSRFRGHSISDPNLYRSKEEMRCLLKRDPILFAKEWLVRANVLSEDDFKNLRQVSKTAVLEAFSQARLDPEPAVATLEEGVYA from the coding sequence ATGAGTCCCCTGACCTACAACATAGCTTCTGAGGAAATTACAGAAGCCCAGGTTTCCCAGGTTATTGAAGACTTCGGCACCGATTTCTGTATTAATCTTTTAGAAAAAATGCTTCTTATTCGTGAATTTGAAATTCGCGGAGAAGAAGCCTATTTAGAAGGTCTTGTTGGAGGATTTTACCACTCCTATATTGGCCAAGAAGCAGTTGCTACAGCGGCAATTGCTTGCACAGGAAAAAATCACTGGTTCTTTTCTTCTTATCGCTGTCATGGAGTCGCTCTTCTACTAGATATTCCTTTGCATCAACTGGCTGCAGAATTATTGGGAAAAGAAACTGGATGTGCTTTGGGAAGAGGCGGATCTATGCATATGTGCGGTGAACGTTTCCCTGGAGGATTTGGCATAGTGGGGGGCCAAATCCCCTTGGCTGCAGGTGCCGCTTTTTCTATGAAATACCAGAACATTCCGTCGCTTTCATTGTGTTTTATTGGCGATGGGGCTGTTGCTCAAGGCGTTTTTCACGAAACGTTAAATTTTGCAGCTCTCCACTCTCTACCTTTAATGCTAATCATTGAAAACAATGGTTGGGGAATGGGAACTGCTTTGCATAGAGCAATTGCTAAACAGCCTATAGCAGAGTCACAAGCTATTTCATACGGATTATCTTCCGTTACCTTGAATGGGTTTGATCTGTTTAATTCGCTTATAGGCTTCAGAGAAGCCTATAAGCATATACAACAAACAGGCTCTCCTCTCATTGTGGAAGCTTTGTGTTCTCGTTTTAGAGGGCATTCTATTTCTGATCCAAATCTATATCGCTCTAAAGAAGAAATGCGCTGTTTATTAAAGCGAGACCCTATCCTTTTTGCTAAAGAGTGGCTGGTCCGTGCCAACGTTTTATCCGAAGATGATTTTAAAAACTTACGACAAGTAAGTAAAACAGCAGTCCTAGAAGCATTTTCACAGGCTCGTCTTGATCCTGAACCTGCTGTTGCTACTTTAGAAGAGGGGGTCTATGCCTAA
- the lpxD gene encoding UDP-3-O-(3-hydroxymyristoyl)glucosamine N-acyltransferase, producing MSQPVYSLEQVADFLKVEFQGNGATLLSGVEEIGEAKSAHITFLDNERYAKHLKTSEAGAIILSRTQFQKHRELNKNFIVVSESPSLVFQKCLELFMSPVETGFSGIHPTAIIHPTAIIEEHVCIEPYAVICQHAHIGASCHIGSGSFIGAYSTIKEHSHIYPRVVIRERVSIGKRVIIQPGAVIGSCGFGYVTSAFGQHKHLKHLGQVIIEDDVEIGANTTIDRGRFRHSIIREGSKIDNLVQIAHQVEIGQHSMVVAQAGIAGSTKIGNHVIIGGQAGITGHICITDHVIMMAQTGVTKSITSPGIYGGAPARPYQEIHRQVAKIRNLPRLEERVASLEKLVQKLEALSEQH from the coding sequence ATGTCTCAACCCGTTTATTCTCTTGAGCAAGTAGCTGATTTTTTAAAAGTTGAGTTTCAAGGAAATGGAGCCACTCTTCTTTCCGGAGTTGAAGAGATTGGGGAAGCAAAGTCGGCACATATTACTTTTTTGGATAATGAACGATATGCTAAACATTTAAAAACATCAGAAGCTGGGGCTATTATTCTTTCTCGAACACAGTTTCAAAAACATCGAGAATTGAACAAGAATTTCATTGTAGTTTCAGAATCTCCTTCTCTAGTTTTTCAAAAATGTTTAGAGCTGTTCATGTCTCCTGTAGAGACTGGTTTCTCAGGCATTCATCCTACAGCAATTATTCATCCTACAGCAATTATTGAAGAGCATGTGTGTATCGAGCCTTATGCTGTTATTTGTCAGCATGCTCATATTGGAGCATCTTGTCATATAGGATCTGGAAGCTTTATTGGAGCTTATTCAACAATCAAAGAGCATTCCCATATTTACCCTCGGGTTGTTATTAGAGAACGAGTTTCTATAGGGAAACGAGTAATTATCCAACCAGGAGCTGTCATAGGCTCCTGTGGTTTTGGTTATGTCACGAGTGCTTTTGGACAACATAAACACTTAAAACACTTAGGGCAAGTAATTATTGAAGATGATGTTGAGATTGGCGCTAACACAACCATTGATCGAGGGAGATTTAGACACAGTATCATACGTGAAGGTTCAAAAATTGACAATCTTGTACAAATTGCGCATCAGGTTGAAATCGGTCAACATAGTATGGTCGTAGCTCAAGCAGGAATTGCTGGTTCGACTAAAATTGGAAACCATGTGATTATTGGCGGACAAGCAGGTATCACAGGACATATTTGCATTACAGATCATGTCATTATGATGGCACAAACTGGTGTTACTAAATCTATCACCTCTCCTGGAATCTATGGAGGAGCTCCTGCTCGCCCATACCAAGAAATTCATCGTCAAGTAGCTAAGATTCGAAATCTTCCTCGCCTTGAAGAACGTGTTGCATCGTTGGAAAAGCTTGTTCAAAAACTAGAGGCTCTCTCAGAGCAACACTAA
- a CDS encoding ketoacyl-ACP synthase III, with the protein MKKDVRASIWGTGSYLPKKILTNADLEKIVETSDEWISTRTGIKERRIASAEEFSSFMGAKAAEKAIEAAKISKSQVDCIVFSTAAPDYIFPSSAALAQAYLDIKEVPAFDCLAACTGFLYGLSIAKAYVESEMYRCVLVIAADKLSSFVNYKDRNTCVLFGDGGSACVVGPSRPGALDILKVNLGADGKQGDLLRLPAGGSRCPASQDTVQNQQHFITMEGKEVFKHAVRRMEFAAKTCITEAGLQERDIDWLVPHQANERIIDAIAKRFAVDDSRVFKTLSKYGNTAASSVGIALHELLHIHDIRSKERLLLVAFGGGLSWGAVILQQR; encoded by the coding sequence GTGAAAAAAGATGTAAGAGCGTCGATCTGGGGGACCGGATCGTATTTGCCTAAAAAAATTTTAACAAATGCTGATCTAGAAAAAATAGTTGAAACTTCAGATGAATGGATTTCGACTAGGACTGGGATAAAAGAGCGCAGAATAGCTTCTGCTGAAGAGTTTTCGTCTTTCATGGGAGCAAAAGCTGCAGAAAAAGCAATAGAGGCTGCGAAAATTTCAAAAAGCCAAGTGGATTGCATTGTATTTTCTACTGCAGCTCCTGATTACATTTTTCCTTCAAGTGCCGCGTTAGCTCAGGCCTATCTGGATATTAAGGAGGTGCCGGCCTTTGATTGTCTGGCGGCATGTACGGGCTTTCTTTATGGATTGTCAATAGCTAAAGCGTATGTTGAATCTGAAATGTATCGGTGTGTTCTGGTAATTGCAGCAGATAAGTTGTCTTCCTTTGTTAATTATAAAGACCGTAATACTTGCGTCTTGTTCGGGGATGGGGGATCGGCCTGTGTTGTTGGCCCTTCCAGACCAGGAGCTTTAGATATACTTAAGGTAAATTTAGGGGCTGATGGAAAGCAAGGGGACTTATTACGGTTGCCAGCGGGAGGAAGTCGTTGTCCTGCTTCTCAAGATACCGTACAAAATCAGCAGCATTTCATTACTATGGAAGGTAAAGAAGTATTTAAACATGCAGTACGGCGGATGGAGTTTGCTGCTAAAACGTGTATTACAGAAGCAGGGTTGCAAGAAAGGGATATAGATTGGTTGGTTCCTCATCAGGCGAATGAGCGTATCATTGATGCTATTGCAAAACGTTTTGCCGTGGATGATTCTCGAGTGTTTAAGACGCTCTCTAAATATGGAAACACCGCAGCTTCTTCTGTAGGGATTGCTTTGCATGAGTTACTGCATATTCATGATATTCGTTCAAAAGAACGACTATTACTAGTTGCTTTCGGTGGAGGATTGTCTTGGGGGGCTGTAATTT